The segment AGGTGGCCGAGTGGTTAAAGGCAGCAGACTGTAAATCTGCCCGCGTGAGCGTACGCTGGTTCGAATCCAGCCCTGTCCACCATCTCCCTCGATGAGGTTGAGATACGCAGAAATCCTTAGATTTCCTCTGATGTTGCTACACAAAGGGAATGTCTGAGGTGTTCAAACTCTCCCGCCGAAATGCGTCCGCGAAATGACAAGCCCGTAAGCGCTGCGCGAGCGGACGGGCTGCTGCCGAAACCGATCTCACCGGGAGACGCAAGCGCAACCTGTCCCGGACTACGGGGCATCCGGAGCTGGCTGATGGCGGCAGGATCGCTACGGAATGCGGGTCTCGAAATCACGACCTGAACTTGCATCCAAATGCGTCGTTGAATCGTGTCGCCAAAGTGAATTTGAGAGAGCCGTGTTCTGACGACGAACACGGACCCTAACCTGAAAAAGATGCTTCAAAACGCGTTAATACAATAGGATAGGGAACAGGACTTCAGCTCCCTCAATGTTGAAAAACTCCCCGGTCGGTTTTGCTTCTGCCGAGCACAGAGTGAAAACATCACCCTGGCTTTCAATGGAAAGAGCAACACCAAGACGACGTAGTCTCAAAGGGTGTGTGGCACCTGTGTCAGGCGTAAGAATCAGATCATCTGCGTTTTGAATGACACTGCCATCGATTTTACAAAAAACCCGTTTGCTGTCTTTGTCCCTACCCATGCTAACAAGCCTTGCTCGAACGGGAGTGTCAGATGTTTTTTCAGCGAGATCTATGAGGATTTCCGTAAATCCGTTGCTCCACCCTCCTCTTATCCGGAGAGGGGCTTTCGCCTGAATATCTGAAATAAAACCAATCCGCTGATGGCTCCACTCCCCGCGTATTTTATCGGCTTTTGCCGGGGTTATACTTTTATCCGCCAGCAAAGCAGACAGTTGCTCTTCCAAATGCTGCCGTTTCTCAATCCATAATTTCTGGTTGTTTTCAAGAACCTGCCACGAAACCACATCAAGCCTTGCCTTGGCTTGATCCAATGCAGCCTCATAACTCTGCAGCCGTTCTGCTTGATCACCCTCACCATTGGCAAGAGCCGGCGTCGCGAGAAGCAAAGCTGTCGCCAAAATCCCGCTTCTGAATATGCACTTCATCGGTACGCCCCTACTTCCTCTAGCTCCCGGAAGAGCTTCAGCGCCGTAAAAACTTTGCGGCCACAAACGATTACGCCTTAGCGACACCGCGCGTAAACACGGTCATCGCCTCGCAAATGATCGCGGTTCTAACTTCCGCCGCAGGGGCGGGAAGTGTCATCAGGAAGCGCGAGCCGAAGGTGACGAGCACATAGAATAAGCGCACAAAAATCTCTGTGGGCTCGCGTTTTCCATAGTGCCTGCACAACTGCGTCAGCGCATGCTTCGCATTGCCAAGCTGCGTATCGTAAAAGGCGCAGGCAAGTTGTGGGAAGATCGATGCTTCCTCCACCAACATGCGCTGAAGAGCCAGCATTTCAGGCCTGACATGCGCTTCCAGCATCGCATGCATGAGAGCCTTGAGGTCTTGCTCAAAGGCTTCGCCTGAAGGTGTATGATCGCGCCAAGCCACCTGCTGCAACGCGATGATCGCATCGGACGCGAGATAGGAAAACACGCCCTCCTTGTTGACGAACTGGCGGTAGACGGTCGCCTTGCTGACCCCGGCCGAAGCTGCAGCCCTACCCATATTGGCGCGCGGATAGCCATTGGTCAGAAACTCGTTCCACAATGCCTCGCGCAGCGCAGTGAACCGCTCGGCTGGCATCCGCATTGTCGGCAACGGCATGATTTCGTCGGGCAAATCGACGGCCACCGGCAGCCGAAGCTCGGGCGCGATACTATCCTGTCCGAGCGCCTTTTGCGCACTTTCCCAACCGTTGAAAAACAAATGGACCACCGCATGGGCATATTGCCTGCGTGCTGGCGCGGATGGAGGTGAAGAGCCGAACAGGAACCGGGCGCCTTCCACCGCAAGGCTGCCGAACCGAAGCGCCATTTTCGCAGCATCGGGCGCATCGATTATCCCAGCGGCGCCAAGCTGTTCGAAGCAGGCGCCATAGCCCGCCCAGGCGGTTGTACGCCGTTGATGCATTTCAGAGATGAGATCGGGAAAGTGACGCGTGGCTGCAATGCTGGTGCGGAAGAAGCTGCGATTACGATCAGCGACGAAGATGTCGAGCAGTTGCAGGGCCAGTTGCTCAAGCATCGGCTCAGCATTCGCCCCGCCGTCAAGCGCGATCGGCGCGACCTCGATTTCCGGAAAGGTGCGCAGCGCCACTGCGGCGAAGAGATCGCTCTTGCTGGGCCAATCACGGTAGATCTCGCGCTTGCTCACGCGTGCGTCGGCAGCGATGGCATCGACGCTGGAACGCTCGAACCCGTCGACGAGAAAGCGTTGTTCGGCCGCATCAAGAATGCGGTTGCGCCGCATTTCCTCACTCATCGACAATCCTCTCACATCGCTTGCAAATTCCGCCCAGGCACCGGTTCGGCGGCGTGCAGCCTTCGCATATGCCCGCTCCCCGAAGCAAAGTCTCCCCCTTGACTGGTACGAAACCAATCCGTACCGAACGAGTCAACGGCAGATAGCCGATTCAGAAAAAGGGGAGAGACGCGGGTGAAATCCATTTCCAGACTATTGGCATCCGCGAGCCTGTTGGCCGCGCTGGGACACCCGGTTGCGCGCGCGCAGGTGATGGAGCAGGTCAGCAGCGCAGACGCCCGCATCGCAGTTTCCGGCAGCAAGGAAAACTGGGTCAAGGCGCCGGTCGCGCCGAAGGGGGCGCCCAACGTCGTCGTCATCCTGCTCGACGATGTCGGCTTTGCCGCTGGCAGCACCTTTGGCGGCGCGGTGCCGACACCGGGGATGGACCGGGTGGCGGCTGACGGGCTGCGCTACAACAACTTCCACGTCACCGCGCTCTGCTCACCCACCCGCGCCGCGCTTTTGACGGGACGCAATGATCACCGTGTCGGCTTTGGCACCGTCACCGAATCGTCGAGCCCCTACCCCGGCTATGACGGCGTCCTGCGCGATAATGCCGCGACCTTCGCGCGCGTGCTCAAGGGCAATGGCTACAGCACCGCCGCGATCGGCAAATGGCACAACACCCCCTATTTCGAGGTGAACCCAGCGGGGCCCTTCGATCGCTGGCCGACCG is part of the Sphingomonas sp. C3-2 genome and harbors:
- a CDS encoding TetR/AcrR family transcriptional regulator yields the protein MRRNRILDAAEQRFLVDGFERSSVDAIAADARVSKREIYRDWPSKSDLFAAVALRTFPEIEVAPIALDGGANAEPMLEQLALQLLDIFVADRNRSFFRTSIAATRHFPDLISEMHQRRTTAWAGYGACFEQLGAAGIIDAPDAAKMALRFGSLAVEGARFLFGSSPPSAPARRQYAHAVVHLFFNGWESAQKALGQDSIAPELRLPVAVDLPDEIMPLPTMRMPAERFTALREALWNEFLTNGYPRANMGRAAASAGVSKATVYRQFVNKEGVFSYLASDAIIALQQVAWRDHTPSGEAFEQDLKALMHAMLEAHVRPEMLALQRMLVEEASIFPQLACAFYDTQLGNAKHALTQLCRHYGKREPTEIFVRLFYVLVTFGSRFLMTLPAPAAEVRTAIICEAMTVFTRGVAKA